The following proteins are co-located in the Eublepharis macularius isolate TG4126 chromosome 5, MPM_Emac_v1.0, whole genome shotgun sequence genome:
- the LOC129330639 gene encoding phosphatidylethanolamine-binding protein 1-like: MSVDLGAWGGPLSLSEVEEKPARPMRVRYVGGVEIDELGKVLTPTQVKNRPTSVEWDDCNPEKLYTLVLTDPDAPSRKTPKFREWHHFLVTNMKGNDVSSGCVLSDYVGSGPPKGTGLHRYVWLVYEQPQQLNCNEPILSNRSGDKRGNFQVAAFRKKYKLGPPVAGTCYQAEWDDYVPKLYEQLSGK; encoded by the coding sequence ATGTCGGTGGATCTCGGCGCGTGGGGCGGCCCGCTGAGCCTCAGCGAGGTGGAGGAGAAGCCGGCGAGGCCGATGCGGGTCCGCTATGTTGGGGGAGTGGAAATCGACGAGCTGGGCAAAGTGCTCACTCCCACCCAGGTTAAGAATCGCCCGACATCCGTTGAATGGGATGACTGTAACCCAGAGAAACTTTACACCTTGGTTCTAACCGACCCTGATGCACCCAGCAGGAAAACCCCCAAGTTTAGGGAGTGGCACCATTTCCTGGTGACCAACATGAAGGGCAACGATGTCAGCAGTGGGTGCGTCCTGTCTGACTACGTTGGCTCCGGACCTCCCAAAGGAACAGGGCTGCATCGCTACGTTTGGCTGGTCTATGAGCAGCCGCAGCAACTGAACTGCAATGAACCCATCCTCAGCAATCGCTCCGGTGATAAACGTGGCAATTTCCAAGTGGCAGCTTTCCGCAAGAAGTACAAGTTGGGCCCCCCTGTGGCTGGCACGTGCTACCAGGCCGAGTGGGATGACTACGTGCCAAAGCTCTATGAACAGCTCTCTGGGAAGTAG